The following DNA comes from Mucilaginibacter jinjuensis.
TTAACCGAAGAAGATTTTCGTGGCAACAGGTTTAAAGATCACCCTTCTGATTTGAAGGGTAATAACGACCTGCTTAACCTTACGCGCCCCGATGTGATTAAGGCCATTCATAATGAATACCTGGAGGCCGGTGCCGATATTATTGAAACCAATACCTTCAGCACCCAACGCATTTCATTGGCCGATTACCACATGGAGGAGCTGGATTATGAAATGAGTTACGAAGGTGCCCGCATTGCCCGCGAAGCGGTTGATGAGTGGAATATAAAAACGCCGGAGAAGCCACGCTTTGTGGCCGGTGCCGTTGGCCCTACCAACCGTACTGCATCATTATCGCCCGATGTAAATGATCCTGGTTACCGCGCTGTTACTTTTGATGATTTGGCCGAGGCTTATTATGCACAGGTGCGCGGTTTATTTGATGGTGGCAGTGATGTGATTTTGATTGAAACCATCTTTGACACACTGAATGCAAAGGCGGCATTATTTGCCGTACAACGTTATTCGGAAGAAAGTGGCAAGCAATTACCGATCATGATTTCGGGTACTATAACCGATGCTTCGGGCCGTACGCTATCAGGGCAAACGGTTGAGGCTTTCTGGAACTCGATCCGTCACGCCAACCTACTTTCTGTTGGTTTAAACTGTGCACTTGGTGCTAAAGAAATGCGTCCGCACATTGAGGAACTTTCGCAAAAGGCCGATGTATTTATTTCGGCCTATCCTAACGCCGGTTTACCAAATGAGTTTGGTGGTTACGACGAAATGCCGCACGAAACAGCGCATTTGGTAGACGACTTTTTAAAAGCAGGTTTTGTAAATATTGTAGGCGGCTGCTGTGGTACTACGCCAGAACATATTAAATGTATTGCAGACCGTGCTGCGCTATATCCACCACGACCAATCCCGCATCCCGAACCACACATGCGTTTGAGCGGCTTGGAGGCTGTTACCATAACGCCCGAGGCTAACTTTGTTAACGTGGGTGAGCGGACCAACATTACAGGTTCGCCTAAATTTTCGAAGTTGATTTTGGCCGAGAATTATGAGGAGGCCTTAACAGTAGCCCGCCAGCAGGTAGAAGGCGGCGCACAGGTGATTGACATTAACATGGATGAAGGGATGATCAACTCGGAAGAGGTGATGGTAAAATTCCTGAACCTGGTTGCGTCTGAGCCCGATATTGCAAAGCTGCCTATCATGGTCGATTCATCAAAATGGACCGTTATTGAGGCTGGATTGAAATGTTTGCAAGGTAAGGGTATCGTCAACTCGATCTCCCTCAAAGAAGGCGAAGAAAAGTTTAAAGAATACGCCCGCAAAATTATGAGCTATGGCGCCGCAACGGTTGTAATGGCGTTTGACGAACAAGGCCAGGCCGATTCATACGAGCGCCGTATTGAAATCTGTAAAAGATCGTACGATATATTGGTTAACGAAATTGGCTTCCCTCCGCAGGATATCATATTCGATCCTAATATTTTAACGGTTGCTACCGGCTTAGAGGAACACAACAATTACGCGGTAGACTTTATTAACGCCACCCGATGGATTAAAGAAAATCTGCCGATGGCTAAGGTGAGTGGTGGTGTAAGTAATATTTCGTTCTCGTTCCGCGGTAATAACGTGGTGCGCGAGGCAATGCACTCTGCCTTTTTATACCACGCCATTAAGGCGGGCATGGATATGGGCATCGTAAACGCAGGTATGCTGGAAGTTTACGAGCAAATCCCTGCTGACTTGTTGACTAAAGTAGAAGATGTTCTTTTAAACCGTCATCCCGAAGCTACAGAACGTTTAGTAGAATATGCCGATACTGTAAAGAGTAAAGGTAAAGAAGTGGTACGCGACGAGGCCTGGCGTAATGCCCCAGTAGAAGAGCGCCTGTCACACGCCCTGGTAAAAGGTATTATCGAATACCTGGATGCCGATGTGGAAGAATGCCGTCAACAATACGCCAAACCGCTGGAGGTTATTGAAGGCCCGCTAATGAGTGGCATGAACATCGTAGGTGATTTGTTCGGCGCGGGTAAAATGTTCTTGCCGCAGGTGGTAAAATCAGCCAGGGTAATGAAAAAGGCTGTAGCTTATCTGCTACCTTTTATTGAAGAAGAAAAACTAAAAAATGCCGATACCACTTCGCGCAAAAACGCTGGGAAAGTTTTAATGGCCACCGTTAAAGGTGACGTGCATGATATCGGCAAAAACATAGTTGGTGTAGTACTGGCTTGTAACAACTTCGAGGTGATAGACCTTGGGGTGATGGTACCTGCTCAACGAATCCTGGACGAGGCCAAGAAACAAGAAGTTGATATTATCGGGCTAAGCGGATTAATCACGCCATCATTAGATGAAATGGTCCACTTCGCTAAAGAGATGGAACGCGAAGGTTTAAGCATTCCGCTGATTGTGGGTGGTGCTACCACTTCACGCATCCATGCTGCGGTTAAAATCGCACCAAATTATTCTGGCCCTGCCATACATGTGTTGGATGCATCGCGCAGCGTAACAGTATGCAGTAACCTGATGAGCGAAGAAAATAAAGCACCGTATGTAGAGTCCATCAAACTCGAATACGAAAAAGCCCGCGAAGCGCACCTCAATAAACGAAGCGACAAACGTTTTGTAAGCATTGAAGAAGCACGTAAGCAATATTGCGAGATCAACCTAAACGGTTCTGTTCCTCCTAAACCAACATTTACAGGTACAAAAGTTTTTGAAAGTTATCCTTTAGAAGAACTCGTACCATATATTGATTGGACGCCTTTCTTCCATACATGGGAGTTAAGAGGCAGTTATCCAAAGATCTTTAATGATAAATACGTAGGCGAGGAAGCTAAAAAGCTTTATGACGATGCACAGGTATTATTAGATAAAATTATCAAAGAAAAACTACTGCAGGCTAATGGAGTAATTGGTTTTTGGCCAGCCAACAGCGTGGGCGATGATATCGAATTATATACCGATGAAAGCCGCACACAATTATTAACTAAAATACATACACTACGCCAGCAATCAGAAAAAGTTAAGGGCGAACCTTATTATGCTTTGGCTGATTTCATCGCCCCAAAAGATAGCGGTGTGCCCGATTATTTTGGCGGCTTTGCTGTTACTACTGGTATTGGCTGTGACGAATTGGTTGCCAAATTTGAGGCAGATTATGATGATTATAACAGTATTTTAGCCAAAGCACTTGCTGATCGTTTAGCCGAAGCATTTGCCGAGAAAATGCACGAACTGGTACGCCGCGAACATTGGGGCTATGCCAAAGACGAGTTGTTGGATACCGAGCAATTAATTAAGGAAGAATACCAGGGTATTCGCCCGGCACCGGGATACCCCGCCTGCCCGGATCATACGGAGAAAACTACATTGTTTGATTTGCTCAAAGCCGAAGACAATGCGCACATGCACCTGACCGAGAGTCTGGCCATGACACCTGCAGCTTCTGTGAGCGGTTTTTATTTCGCACATCCACAAGCCCGCTATTTCGGGTTAGGTAAAATCAGCAAAGACCAGGTAGAAGATTATGCGAAACGTAAAAACATGTCGTTAGAAACCGTTGAAAGATGGTTAGGGCCAAACTTAAATTATTAAAATCGGGTGCGAGTTTTTTAGTTTCGGGTTGCGAGTAGAATACTCAGTTAGTTTTATTAGATTATGATATTTACAAATTTGGAGGTTTGGAAAGAAGCAAGGATTTTAGTGAAACTCATTTACAGTCACGTAGCTTCTTTTCCTCGGGAAGAAATGTTTGGTCTGCAATCTCAAATTAAGCGCTCTGTAATATCTATACCATCAAATATAGCTGAAGGATGTGGCCGGAATCATACCAAAGACTCTCTCCAATTTTTTTATGTAGCTCGTGGTTCTGCTTACGAATTAGAAGCTCAACTTTATCTTTCTTGTGATTTAGGATTTATTAATGAAAACCAATTAAACAACATACTTAAACAATTAGAATTAGTTCGAAAACTATTGGCTGGCTTTATAAACTTTTACAAAGCGCAACTACCTGGATAGTCCCGGCAACTCGTAACTAATTACTCGCAACTAAACCCAAATGAAAATCACCGAACATATTGCCAATGCTAAAGGCAAAACACTTTTTTCTTTCGAATTACTGCCTCCCGTTAAAGGATCGAGCATACAGGGCATATTTAACTCGATTGATCCTTTGATGGAGTTTAACCCTCCGTTTATCGATGTAACATCTTCGCGCGAAGACCATGTTTACAAAGAAAAACCTAATGGATTGCTCGAAAAAGTAACTTATCGTAAACGCCCGGGTACGGTAGCTGTTTGTGCGGCTATTATGCATAAGTATAAGGTTGATACCGTTCCGCATTTAATTTGCGGTGGCTTTACGAAGGAAGAAACAGAATATGCGCTGATAGATCTGCAATTTTTAGGCATTGACAACGTACTGGTTTTACGTGGCGACGCTCGCAAAGGCGACTCTGGTTTTGTACCAACCCCCGGCGGGCACTGTTATGCAACAGATTTACTGGAGCAGGTAACCAATATGAACAACGGCATTTACCTGCACGAGTATCAGGATACTTCATTTAAAACTAACTTCTGTATTGGTGTTGCCGCCTATCCCGAAAAACATTTTGAAGCGCCCAACCTTAAAACCGACTTTAAATACCTGAAACAAAAGGTTGATGGCGGGGCCGATTTCCTGGTTACTCAAATGTTTTACGATAACAGCAAATACAAACAGTTTGTAACCCAGTGTCGCGAAAACGGCATTAACGTGCCGATTATACCAGGCTTAAAACCATTAACCACAGCTAAGCAATTGATCAATCTGCCGAAGATATTCCACATTGATATACCGGAAGATTTGAGCGATGCGGTACAAGCTTGTAAAAACGATAAAGAAGTAAAAGAAGTGGGTATTGAATGGATGATTAACCAGTGTAAAGAACTGGTTGAATTTGGAGCCCCGGTACTACACTTTTATACCATGGGCAACCCCGAGCCCACTAAACGTATAGCAAGCGAGATCTTTTAAGATCTCGCTTTTTTATAATATTACTCCGTATTGAGGTAATTCTTCTTGCAGTTCTGCTGCCGAAGTAAAGTGAATACTATTTATACCCAGCTGCCGCGCAGCTAAAATATTGCGATAATTATCGTCAATAAACAGGCTTTCTTCTGCCTTAACATTGTAGCGCCTTAACAAGATGTTATAAAACTCAGGTTGTGGTTTGCGCATCTTCTCATCGCCCGAAACCACAATGCCATCAAACCAACTCAGAAACTCAAAACGTTCTTTAGCAATCCCAAATGTTTCGGCCGACCAATTGGTTAGCGCATAAATCTTGTATTTCCCGCTTGCTTTTAGTTTTCTGAATATCTCAACTGTATCATGGAACGCATCACCCAACATTTCATCCCATCGGCCATAAAACGCCCGGATATTATCCTCATGTTCAGGGTGCTTTTGTACCAGCCATTCTGTACCTTCCTGTAAACTTCGCCCGGCATCCTGTTCTTCGTTCCAATCGGAGGTGGTGATGTTGGTGAGAAAGTGTTCCATCTCAGCTTCATCCGTAAACAATTGTTTGTACAGATGACGAGGGTTCCAGTCAATCAGTACAGCGCCAAGGTCGAAGATAATGGTGGTGATCATTTTTATTTCGGATTTATTTCCCTTTGTCATTCCGAACGTAGTGAGGAATCTTCTTCACCCTTTAAGCTGCAATTGCAAGGTGAAGAAGATCCTTCGCTGTCGCTCTGGATGACAAAAAAAATTTAGTTATTTTCTAACAAATACGCCTTAAATCCTTCAAAATCCTTACCCAACTCCACAGCCTGCTTCGCTTTACCTTCCAACTCCTTTACAGACTCAGGCACTTTAATAGCAGCTGCAATATCAGCAGGGAAAGCATCCGGGAATTTGCATGGATGAGCGGTTGATAAAAACACGCCGGTAACATCTTCAGCAGGGTTTTCAGCCTGCCATTCTTTTAAGGCTTTCCAGGCAATAGCAGTGTGCGGGCAAACCACATATTTATATTCGTCAAAAACTTGTTGAATGGCTTCTTTAGTTTGCTCATCATTATAACTAAAACCAGTGATTAAGCCTTTCAGCTCTGATGCATCTTCTTTAAACAGATCGGCGATACGCGCCCAATTGCTTGGGTTACCAACATCCATCGCATTTGACAAGGTTGATACCGATGGTTTCGGCTCGTATACGCCTGTTTTCAAATAAGCCGGCACGGTATCGTTAGCATTGGTTGCTGCGATGAATTGCTCTACCGGCAAACCCATTTTCCAGGCCAGTAAACCAGCTCCGATATTACCGAAGTTACCGCTCGGTACCGAGAATACTACCTTACTTTTACCCTGACGCAGCAGTTGTGCATAAGCATTAAAATAATAAAATGTCTGCGGAATTAAACGTGCAATATTAATTGAGTTGGCCGAAGTAAGACGGAATTTCTCATTCAGTTCTTTATCTGTAAAGGCTTGTTTAACTAAGGCCTGGCAATCATCAAAAGTACCATCAATTTCCAGGGCGCGGATGTTTTGGCCGTTGGTGGTTAATTGCTGCTCTTGTATTTCGCTTACCTTTCCTTTAGGATACAGGATCGTAACACGGGTATTAGGTACACCTAAAAAGCCCAAGGCCACAGCACCGCCAGTATCGCCCGAGGTGGCTACCAGTACATCCAGTTGCTTCTCTCCTTTCTCCAAAAACCAGCTCATTACCCGGCTCATAAAACGGGCGCCAAAATCTTTGAATGCAAGCGACGGCCCGTGGAATAATTCCAATACGTATACTTCTTCTTCCAGTTTTACAACCGGTGCTAAAAAGTTAATGGCATCGTGGATAATAGCTTTCAGGTCATCAGCCGGGATAGCACCATCCAGCATGGCAGTAGCTACATGTAAGGCAATTTCCGGCAGAGTATATTCGTCCAGATGCTTCAAAAATTTATCATCCAGTTGCGGGATAAACTCTGGCATGTATAAACCTTTATCCTGCGGCATGCTGTTAAAAACTGCCTCTTTAAATTGTACCTGGTGGTTGGTATCGTTAGTACTGTAAAAATTCATTTTGATTTCGGAATTCGGATGTTCGATTTCGGATTTATATTAATTTATTTTAGCAAGTCGGTTCTTAGCTTCATCTATCGAGCCAACAAAGCCAACCAGGTTACCCTTATTACTTTCGAAAATAAAGTCTTTCAAGCTTTTGCTGGTAAAGCCGCTATAATCGCCAACTATAGCAACCTGTACCTGATAGTTAGAAAACTTCTGCAATATTTCACCGGCAATTCTGGTCTTCAAATCAAAAAACTCAGGAATGATTTGATCTTTGCTGATGATGATTCTATCGGCACCCTGATATCTGCAATTGGCTAATAGCTCCACAGCATCCTGAACCGTGTTAACTACCACTTTGCTATCCATCACCTCTGCAACGGGTATATTATTGATGTTAAATATATTGAGTTCCATTTGTAATTGCCTAATCTAAAACTCTCGGCCCTGCATCATTAATTGGCGATACGTAGGCCTGTGAGCCTATCTTAATTTTAGTTAAATGATCCTGCAGTTTTTGGGTGATAGCATGCGCCGTTTGTTCATCGCGCGTAAACGCAAAAACAGACGGGCCGGAGCCAGAAATGCCAAAGCTAACTGCTCCGGCTTCCATTGCCATTTCGCGCATTAGGTAAAAATCAGGGATCAGCATGGCGCGTACGGGTTCAATTAAAACGTCCTTCATGCTACGGCCAATCAAATCGATGTCACCTGTATAAAGGCCGCTTACCAAACCGGCAATATTACCCCATTGGGTTACTGCATCTTTCAGCAACACACTGTTACGTATAATCTGGCGGGCTTCACGAGTTGGCACATCCACATCAGGGAATACAATAGCGCAATACAACTCTTTAGGGTGCGGCAAACGGATCACATCCAATGGCTCGTAACTGCGGATCAATACGAAGCCACCCATCAATGCCGGTGCAACGTTATCAGCATGGCCATGGCCGCAGGCCATTTCTTCGCCTTTCATGGCAAAAGGTAATAGTTTGTTAGCAGGGCTTTCGTCGCCTAGTAAAGTTTTAGCGGCAAATAAACCAGCTACCGTACTAGCCGAGCTTGAGCCCAGACCACTACCGATCGGCATTTTTTTATGTAACTCAATATCGAACCCAATATCTGAACGGCCGATACTATTCAAATAATGCTGCACGCTTACACTCACCGTATTTTTTGCCGGGTTAAGCGGCAGGCGGCCATCATCACCGGTAATTTTGCTGATGGTAATTCCTGGTTTATTGGTAAGGCGCATAATTACCTCGTCGCCCGGTGCCTCTACAGCGAAGCCGAGCACATCGAAACCGCAAACCACGTTGGCTACAGTCGCCGGTGCAAAAACGCGGATAGTATCGGTACCCAAAGGCTTAAATTG
Coding sequences within:
- the metH gene encoding methionine synthase — translated: MSIREELQKRVLIIDGAMGTMIQRYQLTEEDFRGNRFKDHPSDLKGNNDLLNLTRPDVIKAIHNEYLEAGADIIETNTFSTQRISLADYHMEELDYEMSYEGARIAREAVDEWNIKTPEKPRFVAGAVGPTNRTASLSPDVNDPGYRAVTFDDLAEAYYAQVRGLFDGGSDVILIETIFDTLNAKAALFAVQRYSEESGKQLPIMISGTITDASGRTLSGQTVEAFWNSIRHANLLSVGLNCALGAKEMRPHIEELSQKADVFISAYPNAGLPNEFGGYDEMPHETAHLVDDFLKAGFVNIVGGCCGTTPEHIKCIADRAALYPPRPIPHPEPHMRLSGLEAVTITPEANFVNVGERTNITGSPKFSKLILAENYEEALTVARQQVEGGAQVIDINMDEGMINSEEVMVKFLNLVASEPDIAKLPIMVDSSKWTVIEAGLKCLQGKGIVNSISLKEGEEKFKEYARKIMSYGAATVVMAFDEQGQADSYERRIEICKRSYDILVNEIGFPPQDIIFDPNILTVATGLEEHNNYAVDFINATRWIKENLPMAKVSGGVSNISFSFRGNNVVREAMHSAFLYHAIKAGMDMGIVNAGMLEVYEQIPADLLTKVEDVLLNRHPEATERLVEYADTVKSKGKEVVRDEAWRNAPVEERLSHALVKGIIEYLDADVEECRQQYAKPLEVIEGPLMSGMNIVGDLFGAGKMFLPQVVKSARVMKKAVAYLLPFIEEEKLKNADTTSRKNAGKVLMATVKGDVHDIGKNIVGVVLACNNFEVIDLGVMVPAQRILDEAKKQEVDIIGLSGLITPSLDEMVHFAKEMEREGLSIPLIVGGATTSRIHAAVKIAPNYSGPAIHVLDASRSVTVCSNLMSEENKAPYVESIKLEYEKAREAHLNKRSDKRFVSIEEARKQYCEINLNGSVPPKPTFTGTKVFESYPLEELVPYIDWTPFFHTWELRGSYPKIFNDKYVGEEAKKLYDDAQVLLDKIIKEKLLQANGVIGFWPANSVGDDIELYTDESRTQLLTKIHTLRQQSEKVKGEPYYALADFIAPKDSGVPDYFGGFAVTTGIGCDELVAKFEADYDDYNSILAKALADRLAEAFAEKMHELVRREHWGYAKDELLDTEQLIKEEYQGIRPAPGYPACPDHTEKTTLFDLLKAEDNAHMHLTESLAMTPAASVSGFYFAHPQARYFGLGKISKDQVEDYAKRKNMSLETVERWLGPNLNY
- a CDS encoding four helix bundle protein; this encodes MIFTNLEVWKEARILVKLIYSHVASFPREEMFGLQSQIKRSVISIPSNIAEGCGRNHTKDSLQFFYVARGSAYELEAQLYLSCDLGFINENQLNNILKQLELVRKLLAGFINFYKAQLPG
- the metF gene encoding methylenetetrahydrofolate reductase [NAD(P)H], with translation MKITEHIANAKGKTLFSFELLPPVKGSSIQGIFNSIDPLMEFNPPFIDVTSSREDHVYKEKPNGLLEKVTYRKRPGTVAVCAAIMHKYKVDTVPHLICGGFTKEETEYALIDLQFLGIDNVLVLRGDARKGDSGFVPTPGGHCYATDLLEQVTNMNNGIYLHEYQDTSFKTNFCIGVAAYPEKHFEAPNLKTDFKYLKQKVDGGADFLVTQMFYDNSKYKQFVTQCRENGINVPIIPGLKPLTTAKQLINLPKIFHIDIPEDLSDAVQACKNDKEVKEVGIEWMINQCKELVEFGAPVLHFYTMGNPEPTKRIASEIF
- a CDS encoding HAD family hydrolase, with product MITTIIFDLGAVLIDWNPRHLYKQLFTDEAEMEHFLTNITTSDWNEEQDAGRSLQEGTEWLVQKHPEHEDNIRAFYGRWDEMLGDAFHDTVEIFRKLKASGKYKIYALTNWSAETFGIAKERFEFLSWFDGIVVSGDEKMRKPQPEFYNILLRRYNVKAEESLFIDDNYRNILAARQLGINSIHFTSAAELQEELPQYGVIL
- the thrC gene encoding threonine synthase → MNFYSTNDTNHQVQFKEAVFNSMPQDKGLYMPEFIPQLDDKFLKHLDEYTLPEIALHVATAMLDGAIPADDLKAIIHDAINFLAPVVKLEEEVYVLELFHGPSLAFKDFGARFMSRVMSWFLEKGEKQLDVLVATSGDTGGAVALGFLGVPNTRVTILYPKGKVSEIQEQQLTTNGQNIRALEIDGTFDDCQALVKQAFTDKELNEKFRLTSANSINIARLIPQTFYYFNAYAQLLRQGKSKVVFSVPSGNFGNIGAGLLAWKMGLPVEQFIAATNANDTVPAYLKTGVYEPKPSVSTLSNAMDVGNPSNWARIADLFKEDASELKGLITGFSYNDEQTKEAIQQVFDEYKYVVCPHTAIAWKALKEWQAENPAEDVTGVFLSTAHPCKFPDAFPADIAAAIKVPESVKELEGKAKQAVELGKDFEGFKAYLLENN
- a CDS encoding DUF4180 domain-containing protein encodes the protein MELNIFNINNIPVAEVMDSKVVVNTVQDAVELLANCRYQGADRIIISKDQIIPEFFDLKTRIAGEILQKFSNYQVQVAIVGDYSGFTSKSLKDFIFESNKGNLVGFVGSIDEAKNRLAKIN
- a CDS encoding homoserine kinase, with translation MPEDIKKDTQFKPLGTDTIRVFAPATVANVVCGFDVLGFAVEAPGDEVIMRLTNKPGITISKITGDDGRLPLNPAKNTVSVSVQHYLNSIGRSDIGFDIELHKKMPIGSGLGSSSASTVAGLFAAKTLLGDESPANKLLPFAMKGEEMACGHGHADNVAPALMGGFVLIRSYEPLDVIRLPHPKELYCAIVFPDVDVPTREARQIIRNSVLLKDAVTQWGNIAGLVSGLYTGDIDLIGRSMKDVLIEPVRAMLIPDFYLMREMAMEAGAVSFGISGSGPSVFAFTRDEQTAHAITQKLQDHLTKIKIGSQAYVSPINDAGPRVLD